In the Telopea speciosissima isolate NSW1024214 ecotype Mountain lineage chromosome 6, Tspe_v1, whole genome shotgun sequence genome, CTGAAGTAAACATCATTATGGAGATCCCAATGCAAGCACCGAAATACAGATGTTAGGAAAGCCTTGGACTGCCATCCAGCAACCAAAGGTGAAGCAAACTGTAGGAGCATACAGTTCTAGGATTCCAAATATGTTCCTCCAGTTAAAATGGAAACGAAGTAAAACACAACAAAAGCCAGATCGGATGCCAACTACATCCATTAACTGTTTCCACTAATTCACCCACAGTTGCAACCCTTGGTTGATGGCATGTTCAAAGGTTCCGTCTTGTGTGAAGACACGGTGGTTTAGGAAGTAACAGCCATCATTCAATGCTCTCTTTCATGTCTTCAATATCATTAGTCGCGCCTATTAGATTCACATCTGAAAAAAATCCTACAGTGCCCGCATCTGCCAGCCCGGTGCAGAGCAGGAGCCGGACCTCGACATGTGGAAAGATAAATACCAACCTTCAGATGAATtaaaacaccaccaccaccaccacccaagtCTGCCAATGTACCTTTACAATCGCATGCTGTATTAAGAGTCAAGACAAGGATTCCACCCTTTACAGTACAGTGGTACACCACCACTGTAGAATCCAAAAACTAGAGGCTCAGCGAATGTGCCTCTCAACTCTCTAATGAAGACCTATACTTGCCTCTCTTTTTCAGAATTAATGCAAACGTTAGAGAATTTTACGCCCGGGACGGGAGGTTAAACTGAAAATTTATTGTCTGCAAAAATACTTAGACAAGTTATTTCTTCCTAAATATATGAAAGCATCTAATTTCACCAGACTAGGTGACAATCTCACATGGTTACATGCACATATAGCTCTTGTTACTACCTTCTATTCCACAGTGGTGATACAACTGGAACTAGGCAAGGATAATATCTGACTTTGGCACTAGCTTGAAACAAAGTTAACTAAAGGCTCGTATGTGTTAATTGTATGGATACAATAACACTGAAGCACTCAAAAGCacagaaacaaagaaaataaaatcagcTCTGACAAGATCCTAGCAGCCCAACATGAATTCTCTTCAAGACAAATGTAGTACACCTGGTACTTCCAGATCAGAGAAAACTCCTGAACAAACATGTCTAGCTAGACATCATGACTTGATCACTTGCCTGAAGAGCTTGGCTTGCAAAAAATCTCACATCTACATCCGGATCCTCACTGAGCTCCACCAAACATGGGCGAATTGTCTGCTCTACCACCTAACATTACAGGAAGAATCCCCAGAAAAGCACAGCAAAATTAGCAGACTAGCATTTCACAGAAAGCGTCGCACACAAGCAAGAACTCTGCATTTTTCAAGCACTTACAGAATGGTCAACTATAGGAATGAGGGACTGCAACACCTTCGCTACATTGAATTTGATGTTGGGTACCCTGTTACGTATCAGATTTTCTCAGCCCAGCATTCAAGAAACTGAACAAAAAGACTATCATTGATCATTTCACCTAAAGTATAGGCCAGGCTTGAGTAATGGTGGATTAACCTGTCTTTCGATGCATTAACGACGACTGGTAGCAACTTCGAACATGTGATTTCTGCCCCCATGACAGGTGCAAGTAGAGAAATTGCATGTAGAATGGTCATCCGATAAAGATAGTGTGGGTTGCTAATCATGTCTAAAACCTGCCATGAATACATTGTCAACTCACTGCTTTAGGGAAAAGTAGACAGAAATCAAAAGGGGCAATCAATAGGTTCCAGACACAGTAAAGGACCTGATCCATGCCATATTttacaaaattataaaaaaacagcCAGCAAACCAAAGAAAATCAGCATCTGCTAAATTCAAGGAAACACAAGATCTGTTCCAATGAAGATCTCATTATCTGCTGCTTTTGTGCAATAGCATGTGATAGCATGTGATTCCCAATGAAGTCTGGCTGACAATCTACTAGCCTATGATATAACCAAACACCAATAATGTGCTGATCAGACTAGCCACCTTTTTCCAGGAATTCAGTTGTAACTTTAAGAAGGGGAAGTACCATAATCAGAGTGAAATTcttccataacttcaaatctaaCCATCAGATTGATTTCAAATTTTGCTGTGCTCTTCTCTTGTATGTTCAGGCCATTCAACCAGAATTTCTGGCCTATCTGagttgttttgatttttattttctggaaTCCTCTGTTCCTGGTTTTGTACCTAATCCCAGAGATTCTGGTTTTATATGAAGttttctaaaccctaaacccttacATACTTAGAAACTCCATTACATCCCCACCCACACAACCAACCTCTTTTTCTCTTGCACATATTCCTTCTAGGATCATACACATTTGAAAATTCCTGCAACTTTAAAAATATCAATTGCTATCAATAATAATTTTAGAACCTAATATCTGCACTGTATTAATGACTATCCCCAGACAATATTCCAACATTTCTCCGAAGACCCCTCTACCATTACTATATGTGTAAGGCAGTTTGGATATTAAATGGACTTTCACAAAAACAAACATTAACTTGATTGTTATGTTTTCTCTTTCTCCAGATTCAAAGGTAAGTACATCTGTCCATATAGTAGATGAAGAGGGCAAAATTTATACTCCACAAATCCTTGCCGCAATATATTTCACGGCATATAATACTAATGCATATTATTGCCTCTGTGAACATAGTAGCTGAATTATCCTAACTTTTTCAAGTCAGTGAAGAAAATAGCCAACAATAGTAACAGCAACAAGGAATATATCAGTTATCAAGCTGAACAAatagggaaaggaaaaaaatactcGGGGCAAAACCTCCCAAATGAAAGGTTTGGCTTTTAAAAGTTTAATTTGCATATACGCTGTTGCAGTTTATAAAAATCTAACAGGATGCCAAAGTTGGCTGCTGAAAACCACATCTTTGTTCTCTCAAAGTTTATAACAAATTAGATTAACACCACGTTTATGGCCTCGTCGATAATGCTAGAACAACTGAATCATTGCCCgttcataattttattttttaataaataaatccagTTTAAACCCTGATGCAAGCTAGTGCAGAACTAGCATTTCCACCATGAGCCCAGCTTTTGTGGAATACAGAGCAACATAACCTTAAAAGAAGTGTATATGTCATTAAACCCCATGATTTTGAAGCCGCAACCTACTCTCTAACAgcaactaataaaataaaatttaagcaCTCAAGAGGTCATTGTGCATTACAAACAAGGATTAATAGATTTATATATATTAGAAAAATAGATGACATCatttctaaacccaaaaaaggaacaCACCTGGGGAACTATGTGCTGCATTGCCCAATCTGGACCAAATTCCTCCGCAAGACGCTTCAAGTTATTAGCAGCAGCATCACGGATTGAGTATACCTGGAGTACATATATACCCAGGATAAATAGACTAAAAAAGATTACACAAACAGGGTATTACACATAATATGTCGAGTCTTTCATCAGCATTGCCCAACTATTAGGTAAAAGAAATGAAAGGTGACGgtttgaaagagagagatgacatGTGAGTAAGCAAAGCTAAGCATTAACTTATTTCATTATATCATTCCAATTGCTTATAAGGCGGTGTAAAATTGACAAACCTTATCTTCCAACCACTGCATGCAAAGAGCACCAAGCTTATCATCAAAAAATCCAACACCCAACTGACTTGCTAATAATGGTATGTACTCTATAATTGCAAGCCGAACCCTCCAATGTCTGTCCTCAGCAAGCTCAACAATGGCTGGTAGCAATGATTGGGACAACAGATCAATTCCAATCACCTGAAAGGACAGCTTCCATTAAAACTACCAAAAACgaatgaaaaatggaaagaaaaaaaaatgcaaattcaGAGTCaacaaaaacacacacacattttGTATAAAATTCTCGCGAGGATGCATAGTTCGAAATTCCGACATATTTCAGTGACCTATTTTGGTTTCGACATTGATCAAAACGATATGGCATGCGAATTGAGTTGCCTTCaatattttggtttttcctACATGTGGTTCTTAAGTGCCCAAATCGTCAAGCAATAGTGAGTAAGCAGGAACAAGTAATGGTAAAgaaactggggtggtgcaaagagAGCAGGGAGTGGAGAAGTGGAGTTGAGCAGAGCCCCTGTTTTGGGAcctcaatctttttttttagagagggggggggggggggggaataggaGTGGGGTTGGAAAAAGGGGAGTGAAGCCCCTGTTTTTGCAGGATTTAAGCCAGTGGATATTTTGGTTGCTTTGTTTCGGTTGTTTATTGTTTGAAAGGTAGGGTTAACTGGATGTAATTGACAGGGAGACATCTTATTCAAACTTTACTTGTGTCCAATCAGGTAACTTTTAATTCATGTATGGTtcaatttttattgtttctgaTTTAGACCACTGGTTGAATGACAGACTGTTGACTGCTGTGCCAGAATTTTTCAGCCTTTAGTTTGTTTGAACATTGGCTTATATTATGTCCATGATGCTCTTTTTGTGCCTTTAAAAATAATGCTTACCTTTAACTGTTattgatgggtttctagaagcctaGGGGAATAGGTTCAGAAACTTGGAAAACCAGAATGGCAGTGAAGAGAAAAAGACCAGATTTTGAAGAATCCAACAAGTAACAATCAACAATCAACAAGTCAGATGGGAATGAAATTCTGGTCAAAGGTATCTTTAATGGTCTACAATGACTCCTCAAAATCTGACTGAAATCAGACAGTCAGACCTGGAGTTATGGACTAATCCTATTGGCAATAGGACTCTTAAAAACAATTCCAGAATTGACTATCAAAATTTGAAACCTTGGGGGTGTTTAGAATATTATCCAATTACCAAATATGTCATCTGATTTGGAATCAAAGATGGAAACAATGGAGAAATCGAAATTACAGCAAGTAGAATATGCACAAGAGCAGAATATAAACTTAAATTACTAACCTGATTTGATGGTGggtaagatgaagaagaatggaaaaacgTTAGATGGATATGAACCAAGCATTTCACCTGGGACTATACTGATATCTCATCAGCCCTATCTTAGCATCTCACAGAAGCTATTCTGAATCACTCGAGAACATAGGAACAAAGACAAGCtttattcaaaattaaaaaccaTGGGGGGCTCAATGGCCTTACATCctttaaatagaaactaaaagtgTACTTGCACTAGGAAAGAAAAGTGTATTTGAAATAAGAAATTCTATCCATAATAGGAATAGATGTCCCTTATAACTAAACTTTACCTTAACTAGTTAGAATAGGTGTCCCATATGATtaaaactctatccaatgtCGGATTAAGAGTTCTATTCATACAAGACTCTATCCTATCCTTAACAATCAAGGAAATaacaattaattaaagaaataaaaactcaaattaagctaataaagtaaatcctgTATTCCTACCTCCTACCCATAATTTAGGCCAATAAAGTGGCCTagtacaaagaaaacccattggaaTAAAGGCctaacacatacataacccaacccaagtcTTTTTTCCACTAAAATAATCCCAATTATGTGTTTTATCCGTGACTGTCATCCAGAGTCTAACTTCTGCATAAAATGTGATTGCACATTTGAACTTTTCCTTGCACCCCAAGTTTCAAGATTTTGGTAATTGAGATTTTGACCCTGGTTGACACCGAAATATACTACCGAAATGGCTAAAATGGCACTGAAATATGGTCcattttgatgaaaaaaaatattagtgtCGGTCGCTTTGGCTCAGATAAGCATGCTATCAATGCCCAATTAAAATTATTGAAATACTTAGCTAAAGAATACAGCCACACGTCAATTGATGAAATTCAACAGCAACTTGCACCTCCACCTTGTGTCTGGCGTACCTTTTATGCCATGGGAAAATTATAGGGCTCATTCTGAGGGCTTTTCAATCTCAACCCATTGAAATCCTATTCAACTGAAACTAAGAAAGTACTAGAGGGAAAAACCAACGTATGATTCAGAACAAGATGCCTCATCTAATATACAATCAAGAATGTCAATCTTCCAttggtttggtacttttttaAAGCTTCAAGGAGAAAACAGGCCTTGCAGCTCATCAGCAAGAAAGAAAAGCATATTTGTATACGAAGGGTTGTGATAAGTGTCACAATCATTTATGATGCTGCAGAAATGTGACAATTCTTTTTTGCCCCTACTGTATGGTCTATAGGCATTTCTGCATTTGAATTGAGGGTAGTGTGTAATTTCACAGGCCTATGCAAAATCCTTCTAAACAAAAGTGATGCAGTTAGGCATAggtttaattagagataataatgtaatttgcttttcttttatctttctcTTGTTAGAGTCGCTAATAGAAGAGTTATAGTTTGTTTCAGCTATTGAGTCCAAGATAGAGTCAAACTCCATTTTAGATTTCAATTAGGATTACAGGTTTTTTGATCCTTTAAATACATGCCATAAAGAAGGATTCTTAGAGATTTTGGAATGGAATAAGATTTGAGTTTACCTTGGTTGGCTATGTAGCCTTGTGACTGTTTCTTCGTTCGATGTTCTTGTATTTTCTTCCATCTTTCACTCTCAGGTAcaacccttcttcctcctccgtTAATTcccaatttctttcttcttccttctttcttctcctccttctttcttctcctcctttttccaCTGGTTTCTGTCTGGTTTCTGTGTTCTATTCTGTTGGGCGATATTACCAGGTTAGAAAAAGAGTCTTGCTGAACCATTAGCTCTACTCAATTGGCCATAATATTTTGGGCGTTGAATCACGCGACCCAAGCCCTAGGTGCTTTTTCCCCAGAATCTTTCTCATGCTGTGAGATTTTGCACCACAACCAAGCTTGAAACTGTATACACCACCTGGTTAGAATTGCAAGAGTTGAATCTCCCTttaatattttgggttttatgtTTTACTTTTAATGGGCAAGGTAGGGGTAGAGTTTGATTCCATTATGAGATAGAGTTAGATTtcctttctatttcagtttttgtCTACAATAAGGGAACTTTTAATTTCATTTAATAAAATACGGTTGTAACCCGATTCAAAAGACAGATTTGATGAATGGATTATATTTGATTAGTTTATGGTGCCAGTTTCGTACTATAGCACAGGTTGTGTGGCCATCCTCCTCCCTCTTCTATTCTCTTTgtttgatctcttcttcttctcctcctttcttcttttcccgtTACTGTTCTGCTCTAATGGTACCAGCAGTACCCTTTGATGGCCATCAATCTCTAttccctctctccctttctctctcaaatttgAGTCGAAGGCAGCCCTCCCTTGGGCGACCAAACCATTAGAACCTCACCCCTTAACCCCTCTCCTGTTGTGAGACCCAAATCGACAGAGAGACCTATTTTCCTTCCACCACCAAGACTGATTTCAGAACCATCACTTCAACTCTCTAGTTAATCTCTGGACTCTATATTGTGGGAATCCATAGATATAGCATCCGAAATTTCAGGTGGACCCATGCTTGCAGGAGAATTCAATCAACTAAAGCATGTTAGGTTTCTGCTAGATTTGCTGGTTCCTGGTTAACGAAAGGAGGAGTCTTCTTCACGATACTTACCTCCCTTTTCATACTTCCAATTATACAGACTTTGGGGTTAATTCATCCtttacccatattttattttttattccagaATTACCCTCCTCACTTGTAGCTCTACTTCCACTTACATATGCCTCTTTAGTTCCTTGAACTTCATTAAAATTACAGAACTACCATCATTTGTTACTCAAGTTCTGTTGTATCCAGGTGGGCCCAAAAGCGATCCGAATTGGGTTTTTCCAAACACCAGATTGCATTACCATCTATTCATGATGGGGTTTGAAGAACAATAGAATAATCTCGTCTTTCATACAaagccagagagagagagagattttctgcTGGCAATTTTCAATAAATGGAATAAGTTTAGGAGGGTTCCCCAGAGGGGAAGGGGAGAATGGAGAGGATACCCTATATCGAGCATTATACCCCTTTCTGGTCAAGGAATATTTACTATTTCACCCTTACATTAAGAGCTTGGAGGGAAGTCCTACAATTCATTTAGCCtatttttcaacattttcaagTGTTCCATGCAAACTTACAGTTTCCGCCTTTCTTTAAGATTCAACTCAGCCTGTTCCACAGGGAAAATTATCTTATTATGATTGGTTATGATACAGACCTTAGTATACTGAGATTTCCCCGTAAACAAAAACTGGAACATAGACAAATTTTATAGATATACTAGAACCCTCCCATCCCCAACCTACACACAGAGAAAGGACTCAAAGTAATGCTAATTTAAAAGTTCATTAAATGGAGggggcgagagagagagagagagagatggaaggactgcaggagaaagaacactagttCTATTTGGATTCTGGAGTTCTTGTACGCTTATATAAAATCTGTTAAACAGTCTGACCTTGACAATTTTATCCTCAAATTTATCTGACCTAGATAGATTGATAGATCTGTCCCTCCCCCTAGTATATTTCTCTTTGTAAAGAACagaatcaaaagaaattttttatcaGTCCGTAACAAACTACAGAAATTAAAACCATGAATCAGATAGAACTCTTAGAATGACAAACCTGATTCACTTGATCAAGCTTGCTAATAATATTAAGTCGGACATCAGGGAATTCATCTTTCAGAAGGGATAGAAAAATAGGAAGAAGTTGCTCAATTGTTGCATCCTGCATCAGGAATCAAACAGAAGTTAGGTAAAGACTAAAAAATCTTGCAAGAAAGGAAAGacaaatcaggaaaaaaaaaacattgtgaAAGTGTAACAAGTTTTAGCTGTCTTGTATttatccggaaaaaaaaaaagcacttttACACTATAATAGAATTGGAAGATCAAGAGAACTCAGTAGATACAGCACCCTAACAATCCTTTGACATGCATCATATCCTTCAGAGAAGGAACAAAGGACAAATTTAAGCCATGTTTCAAATCCATGcaaaatcaagaaaattttaaaaaacataTGAAAGGCATAAAATGGGGGGATAAACTGTTACAACTCACAAGAAGAATTGCAATAAATACCTAAACAATAAAATTCAAGAACGCCCCGAACAAGGCAACATCAAGCAAGATGCAAACATTTCACTCAACTCCGACGAATTTGACAATAGTATAACCCCCATCCCCCAATCAGTGAAAGATGTACTAAAATGGATGCAAAATGTCTAAAGCCAGACTGTGCTATGAGAGAGACCAACAACAAACTGCAGGCAAGCCTTACCTGTCCAAACCACAACCGCACCTCcacacccacccacccccctcTCCCTtcaccaccccccaccccccccccccccaaaaaaaaagtgacaaaCCAAGACCACATAATTCAATGGCAATATGCAGCATAGAAGGGATGGAAAGTATTAAGcaaaatattaaaccaaaaaacTTATAGACATCAGAAATTAAGGGAGGGTGGGGTAGATAAACCAAAGAACACAGGCATCATATTCTATGTTTTGCTGGGAGTAGTACATGTATCCATGGATGACATCTCACCTTTCCTAAAACAGGTGCCATTCCCATTATCACTGAAGCCAAAGCAGAACGAACATGCTGAGAGGAATCTGATGAGAGTTCCTACAAAAGTTGTTAGGAAGTCATGAGACAGAAGAAATTTACATCAGTATAACAGGTGAACAACAACAAGGCTCTTCACATGAAATAAGGGATGTACACCAAATGAAGAATACCAAAATGTAATAAGGCATCTATACCTTCACACAAGGAAGGATATGCTGAATTGCAAGTTGGGGATTCAATATTCGGCAGAACTTAGTTACTTTTCCTGCAGCTGCAATACGCACTTCTGCCTCATTATCTCGAAGTAACCGCACATATGCAGGAACCAGGTCCGACCTTAAACAGTACAAATATCAGCATCACATAAACCATTGATGAGCCCCTATAAATGATACTAATTGTAAACCATGATGCATATGAACATTAAGgaaaaagtagaagaaaatgaaaatttaggATTTGGTTACAAGATATAGTTGGGAAATTAAAAACTTTTCATgtttttcttcatcaatccacaATAATTTTTTGTGGGTGCAACATCAATCCACAATTGAAGTGTATATtacagaagaaaacaaaaagaaataaaagaatgcACAACTGACCAGATACAACAGCAAAATGATAACTTTTCATTAACAATGACAAATTTACCTGGTAGGCTCAGGCCCCACAGCTTCACAAAGCTCATACAATTGATTAGCTACCATGTAGCGAACACGCCAAGACTTATCCTAttcaggaaaaagaaaagagatccAAGTAAAGAATCATCAAAATCTAACTAACTCAGAAATTGGAGACAACAGTTGCAAGTGATTTCCAATTAATTGTTGAATCAACTGTATACCAGGCACTGAAGAATATATTAATAAAACATGAAACCCCTTgtaagaaatcgaaagaaaacaaaatgattTCCACCCATACATGGGTTTGTTCAAAGGAGAAACCATTGGCATCTCCCCTGACAATGACATGATGACAGGTGGAATCATCAAGATTACAAGTTACCATGCATACAAATGATATCAAAATGATAGAGTCTGGACAGGACCACAAGATACTCGCAAACCATGAAGATCCCCAATCCCCAACTTCAGGGTGAACATTAAAATCTTGTCTCGGGAttagataaaagaaaaacaacaaaacatGAAATTAGCAAGTTGGAGTTTTGAACACTCAAGCCAGAGGCATGCATCTCTTCTTGTCTCCCAAACGTAGTTTAGACCTTAGGACCCAAGAACTGAGCATCAGCCAAAGCTGAGAGGAATAAATCAAGGTAACTGGACATGGTTCAAACCACCAGAGGAGAAAACAACTAACATATTATGGTATATACGATCACAATGGCATATTTACACACAAGAATTAAAACATTGATCATCAGTCTACAATAAAGCTGACGTAAACTTGCTTAAACCAGACCAACACATCATTAACATTCACAGTGTTTACTATAATCAACACACACATCAAAAACACCTGCCCCCTTGTCAAAGTTAACTAATCTAATACTTAAACTTGTGTAGCATGAATGCAAATAAATCTTTACATAGAAACAAACTCAAATCAGGTTgttgtttttatatttaaataaaCAGAAACAGGCAGTGCATAacgagaagaaaggaaaaaagaggagaaaaagataatTTCCTCAAAAAAATACTAACGCAAATACAGTTCCAAAATATGGAATTAAGGGAGAAAATTATAGCTTGATGCAGAGAAAATAGAAAGGTTTGATTTTATGGTATAGTGTCCTTCTCTATCAAAAGAATGTGACTGCAAAGTATCTATGAAAACAGAGAAGCAGAATGGCTTGCTCAGGCAACTCCTAGTGCTACTAGGAGAACAAAGTAACAGTTCTAGAACTAGTATTCCAGCAGTTCAAACTCAGTAGAATACATCAGAAATCCAGAGAGTAGATTATCAGGACGGGTATGTATAGTTTGAAGCAAATGTGAGCAGCATTCAGTAAGATATCTCAAGTAGAATGCAACCAGAACTTGGGTAAAAAAAAGGGGTGCCGCAGGTACTTGACGTTGGAATATACTGACCTGTTTATGAGATAAAGTAGAAACATAATACATATAGAACATGCCAGGAATCCACAAAGTATAACCTGAGAATCCACTCAGACTTGCACAGTTGCACTGAATCACAGTACTTCAAGAAAAGCAGAATCGCATTGACTCATAAAATCATGAGGGGAAGGCAGTAAGCCATTAGAACTGGAATGGACCAACTCATGGACTGGCCTGGACCAAATCCTAACAGAAActgaaaacagaaattaaaaaaaaattaaacacaGTATCGACCAGCCTTGGTAGACTCCTAATCCATCTAGGACTTTAACATTCAAATATCAAGCTGGAAAAAACCAACTTCTCATCCAGCCATGACTGTGGGACAAAATTACATTCAgggaaaaaatatttaaataaccCCACAACTAGGACAGAACTGAACTCCTACAGTCCCAAGGAACCACTCATCGTAAAACCAATCAGGTCCTCCTCTAAGTCTTCAACACTGCATCAAATACCATTTAAGACTACATTCTCTTTAACAACATAACTGAATTAGGGAATTCCCAGCATTCAATTACTCTGTCAACATAAAACACTAAAAGCTAACTATGAAACAAATAAACAGCAATAACGATACAAGAAATTTGGCACCCAGGTACATAGGAATTTGCATCATTACCATGGATCAAGACAGAAAAAATTCTAAAAGATCAGTCATCCCAAATCATAAAGAATCTGTTTTCGTTCTCTAATGCACTTGCCAAAGAGAGGCTTTATTGAACTCAAACTCATAAATCCCTAAAGAATACACCCAATACAGTAAATTTTTTACATCAACAAATCACAAAGAAACATCCTCAGTAATAGagagaaacaaacaaaattacAAGTATTGACTAGGTCATTGTTCCATGACTTATTTCATAAATAGgttaaaagaaataataaatgcTTGtgccccaacaaaatggtaaaAGAATAGAAGGTATCCATGAGAAACATACCTGGGAGAAATTAACGATGACAGGAAGGATATGAGCAACACAGTCCTGGGATTCCAACAACTTTCCAAGTGCCGCACACCCCTCAACAGCCAATAGTCGAACAGAATCTTGATCTGAAATGAATCATTTTTGGTAAGTACTTAAACTTGCTAGAAAAGACAAATAACAAATATTGAACAATGATCTCATAAATAGGCATCCAAAGGCAAAGTTATTACCACTAACTTTAATCCCTTTCTAATGGCTTCTCATTATGCATAAAAGATCAGAAAAGAactaaaagaataaataaataaataatccaTACAACACACATTGAGAGACCGTCTCACAAACCAATGCACCAAAAAAAGTTAATTACAACAAtgaacacaaaagaaaaaggtaaaaaaaaatgctCTCACTCGACCTCCTAGACATTCCAAAACACGTGCCTGGACCAGCATCCATTATCACAGTTGGGCGAACCACAGAGCTACACCATTCGATCTACCCTTTATGTATTTCCATTATCTCCTAATAGGATAATAAATACACAAGTTTACACCTTGAATACTATTAAACATCGTTTTTTGTTATTAACAAGGCTTAGCTACCCCTCCCCCTCCAACCAACACATGGCAGGGGAGGTaaactaaaaatatatatagttgAGTCCGCATCATTACAAAGCATCTAATGCAATGGgaaacaaactctatttctttCCCTCTCCTATGCAATCCCTGAACTAATGATAAGAAAAGCCCCTGCACT is a window encoding:
- the LOC122664223 gene encoding serine/threonine-protein phosphatase 2A 65 kDa regulatory subunit A beta isoform; protein product: MAMIDEPLYPIAILIDELKNEDIQLRLNSIRRLSTIARALGEERTRKELIPFLSENNDDDDEVLLAMGEELGVFIPYVGGVEYAHVLLPPLETLCTVEETCVRDKAVESLCRIGAQMKESDLVDWFIPLVKRLAAGEWFTARVSSCGLFHIAYPSAPEMLKTELRQIYSQLCQDDMPMVRRSAASNLGKFAATVEPAHLKTDIMSIFEDLTQDDQDSVRLLAVEGCAALGKLLESQDCVAHILPVIVNFSQDKSWRVRYMVANQLYELCEAVGPEPTRSDLVPAYVRLLRDNEAEVRIAAAGKVTKFCRILNPQLAIQHILPCVKELSSDSSQHVRSALASVIMGMAPVLGKDATIEQLLPIFLSLLKDEFPDVRLNIISKLDQVNQVIGIDLLSQSLLPAIVELAEDRHWRVRLAIIEYIPLLASQLGVGFFDDKLGALCMQWLEDKVYSIRDAAANNLKRLAEEFGPDWAMQHIVPQVLDMISNPHYLYRMTILHAISLLAPVMGAEITCSKLLPVVVNASKDRVPNIKFNVAKVLQSLIPIVDHSVVEQTIRPCLVELSEDPDVDVRFFASQALQASDQVMMSS